The Desertifilum tharense IPPAS B-1220 nucleotide sequence GGCGATGAATAGTTGTTTGATCCCTCTGGGTTCGCTTTCTGGAAAAGAAGTGATTACTGTAGAAGGGATTGCTAATGGACAATTGCACCCCGTCCAAGCGGCGATGGTTAAAACCGGGGGTTCTCAGTGCGGTTATTGCACGCCCGGATTCATTATGAGCTTATTTGCCGCGTATTATGATGGCAAGCTAGATGATATGGCGATTGAGGGAAATTTGTGTCGCTGTACGGGATACTTACCCATTCGCCGCGCCGCGCAACAACTGGTGGCACACTCAGTTGAAGACCAGTTTAGCGCGAAACTCCAGCAAAGTCCGGGAGACACTTACCCCGTTAGTTATGCTGGAAACGAACAACTTTTTTATCGTCCGACACAGCTAGACGCAGTTTTAGCGCTATTACAAGAACACCCCAATGCTACCCTAGTCGCCGGGGCAACAGATTTAGGACTAGAAATGAGTCATTATCGGCAACATTACCCGGTAATGATTTCCCTAGAAGCCGTCAGCGAACTCAAGCCAATTGAACAAACCGCAGAATGGGTGAAAATTGGCGCAGCCGTACCTTTAAGTCAGATTGAAACCCAGTTAAAAGGGATTTTTCCCAGTTTAGATGAGATGCTGCATTGGTTCGCCGCCCGCCAAGTTCGCAACCGCGCTACCCTGGGGGGGAATATTGGCACCGCATCCCCGATTGGAGATTTACCGCCGGTTTTGCTATCTTTGGATGCAGAGTTAGCGATCGCATCTCATCAGGGAACACGAACGA carries:
- the xdhA gene encoding xanthine dehydrogenase small subunit; the encoded protein is MTQILENRLTFTLNGQTLHLKDISPTLTLLQYLQQTGCAGTKEGCGDGDCGACTVAIISLGADGQPHYQAMNSCLIPLGSLSGKEVITVEGIANGQLHPVQAAMVKTGGSQCGYCTPGFIMSLFAAYYDGKLDDMAIEGNLCRCTGYLPIRRAAQQLVAHSVEDQFSAKLQQSPGDTYPVSYAGNEQLFYRPTQLDAVLALLQEHPNATLVAGATDLGLEMSHYRQHYPVMISLEAVSELKPIEQTAEWVKIGAAVPLSQIETQLKGIFPSLDEMLHWFAARQVRNRATLGGNIGTASPIGDLPPVLLSLDAELAIASHQGTRTIAIADFFKAYRQTDLQPGEVIVSVKINKTLAPGAVRRLSQSYKVGKRGTDDISIVAAAFAIDLDAENRIVKARLAYGGVAATPIRAIAPEQILLGKPWSWETLKEVKPLLKTTFTPLTDLRGSAEYRRILVANLFEKFFAEFG